The Pantoea phytobeneficialis genome has a segment encoding these proteins:
- a CDS encoding AsmA family protein → MSRTGKVLSWVIGIFLLLVVVMVVVIATFDWNRLKPTINQKVSAELNRPFAIRGDLGVAWVRNREEPGWRSWVPWPQVHADDIMLGNPPAIPDVTMVHLQRVEATLAPLALLHKQVYLPWIKLQQPDARLVQTADKQNNWTFNLASNNNGEANAAPSAWTFRLDNILFDQGQVRYRDAINKADVSVTLNPLGKPVPYAQVAGGDDKQQGAGDFVFGWQASGTYNNQRLEGEGKIGGMLSLRSQTTPFPLQVDVRNGTTRVRVEGTLQDPLNLGGLDVRLRFSGDTLANLYGLAGVLLPDTPPYETDGHLIARFNDDKGPVFRYEKFNGHIGDSDIHGSLVYRQGKPRPSLTGDLSSNQLRMADLGPLIGVNSGKGSEKTQQAKAQRGEASTQPADRVLPHDKFDTKNWDVMDADVKLSGKRIEHSNSLPLSDLYTHLQLNNGDLRLDPLRFGMAGGALNSTIHLEGNRSPMRGRADVHVRKLQLRQLFPNVQAMQKSLGQLNGDATLSGTGNSVADLLGTSDGELKLLMNDGLISRSLMEIAGLNVGNYVVGKLFGDDEVRINCAATDLNIRNGLATPKLFVFDTENAVINVSGSANFANERLDLTIDPESKGIRIITLRSPLYVRGTFKKPDAGVKAGPLIARGAAALALGAVVAPAAALLALVSPSDTDSNQCSNVLQQMKQKK, encoded by the coding sequence ATGTCACGAACAGGAAAAGTCCTGAGTTGGGTCATCGGGATTTTTTTGTTGCTGGTTGTGGTGATGGTGGTCGTGATTGCGACCTTTGACTGGAATCGCCTGAAACCAACCATCAACCAGAAAGTCTCGGCAGAATTGAATCGACCTTTCGCCATTCGCGGCGATCTCGGTGTAGCCTGGGTACGCAATCGTGAAGAACCCGGCTGGCGTAGCTGGGTGCCCTGGCCGCAGGTGCATGCCGACGATATTATGCTGGGTAATCCGCCCGCTATCCCTGATGTCACCATGGTGCATTTACAGCGCGTCGAGGCGACGTTAGCGCCGCTGGCGTTGCTGCATAAACAGGTTTATCTGCCGTGGATCAAACTCCAGCAACCCGATGCACGCCTGGTGCAGACTGCGGATAAACAAAACAACTGGACCTTCAACCTTGCCAGCAATAACAACGGCGAGGCCAATGCGGCCCCTTCGGCCTGGACGTTCCGTCTCGATAATATCCTGTTCGATCAAGGGCAGGTACGTTATCGCGACGCCATTAACAAAGCGGATGTCAGCGTCACCCTCAATCCCCTCGGCAAGCCGGTGCCCTATGCGCAGGTGGCGGGAGGTGATGATAAACAGCAGGGTGCCGGTGACTTTGTCTTTGGCTGGCAGGCGAGCGGCACCTATAACAATCAGCGCTTAGAGGGCGAGGGCAAAATTGGCGGCATGTTGTCACTGCGCAGCCAAACCACGCCGTTCCCGTTACAGGTTGATGTACGCAATGGCACCACGCGGGTACGCGTCGAAGGGACATTGCAGGACCCCCTGAATCTGGGTGGGTTGGATGTACGGCTGCGTTTCTCCGGCGATACGCTGGCGAATCTGTACGGTTTGGCTGGCGTGCTGTTACCCGATACGCCGCCCTATGAAACCGATGGTCACCTGATTGCGCGTTTTAATGACGACAAAGGCCCAGTGTTCCGCTACGAAAAATTCAATGGTCATATCGGTGACAGCGATATTCATGGTTCGCTGGTGTACCGTCAGGGCAAACCCCGCCCGAGCCTGACCGGCGATCTCTCGTCGAACCAACTGCGTATGGCCGATTTGGGGCCGTTGATTGGGGTCAATTCTGGTAAGGGCAGTGAGAAAACGCAGCAGGCGAAAGCACAGCGTGGCGAAGCCTCGACGCAGCCTGCCGATCGTGTTTTACCGCACGACAAGTTCGATACCAAAAATTGGGACGTGATGGATGCTGATGTGAAGTTGAGCGGTAAGCGCATCGAACATAGCAATTCGCTGCCGTTAAGCGATCTTTATACCCATTTGCAGCTTAATAACGGTGATTTGCGCCTTGATCCGCTGCGCTTTGGTATGGCGGGTGGTGCGCTTAACTCCACCATCCATCTGGAAGGGAACCGCAGCCCCATGCGTGGCCGGGCGGATGTGCATGTGCGTAAACTTCAGCTGCGGCAGTTATTTCCCAATGTGCAAGCGATGCAGAAAAGCCTTGGTCAGTTGAACGGTGACGCCACGTTAAGCGGCACCGGTAATTCGGTGGCTGATTTGCTGGGCACCAGTGATGGTGAGTTGAAGCTGTTGATGAACGATGGGTTGATCAGTCGCAGCCTGATGGAGATTGCCGGACTGAATGTCGGTAACTATGTGGTGGGTAAACTGTTTGGCGATGACGAGGTGCGTATCAACTGTGCGGCCACCGATCTCAACATTCGCAATGGGCTGGCGACGCCCAAACTGTTTGTCTTCGATACCGAGAACGCGGTGATTAATGTGTCAGGCAGCGCCAACTTTGCTAATGAGCGCCTCGATTTGACCATCGATCCCGAGAGTAAAGGTATCCGCATCATTACGCTGCGCTCGCCGTTGTATGTGCGCGGCACCTTCAAAAAACCGGATGCCGGGGTGAAAGCTGGGCCGTTGATTGCTCGCGGTGCCGCAGCGTTGGCATTAGGCGCGGTGGTGGCACCGGCCGCCGCGTTGCTGGCGTTGGTTTCACCCAGCGATACCGACAGCAATCAATGCAGCAACGTGTTGCAGCAGATGAAGCAGAAGAAATGA
- the ppiC gene encoding peptidylprolyl isomerase PpiC produces the protein MAKTAAALHILVKDEAKAKALLAQLEKGANFQQLAKKHSTCPSGRNGGDLGEFRKGQMVPAFDKAVFSCPLLQPYGPVKTAFGYHIIKVLWRN, from the coding sequence ATGGCGAAAACCGCGGCAGCTTTACACATCCTGGTGAAGGATGAAGCAAAAGCAAAAGCGTTACTGGCCCAGCTGGAAAAAGGTGCGAACTTCCAACAGCTGGCAAAGAAACACTCCACCTGCCCCTCCGGACGTAACGGCGGCGATTTAGGTGAGTTCCGAAAAGGTCAGATGGTCCCGGCCTTTGATAAAGCGGTCTTCAGCTGCCCATTGCTGCAACCCTATGGACCGGTGAAAACCGCCTTTGGCTACCACATCATTAAGGTGCTGTGGCGTAACTGA
- the rep gene encoding DNA helicase Rep: MRLNPGQQRAVEFVTGPCLVLAGAGSGKTRVITNKIAHLIRDCGYQARHIAAVTFTNKASREMKERVAQTLGRKEARGLMISTFHTLGLEIIKREYAALGMKSSFSLFDDQDQLALLKDLTKQWLEEDKTQLQQLISTISNWKNDLVDPQGAAGMAKSQRDQIFAHCYQLYDQHLKACNVLDFDDLILLPTLLLKRNQEVRERWQQRIRYLLVDEYQDTNTSQYELVKLLVGARARFTVVGDDDQSIYSWRGARPQNLVLLKEDFPALEVVKLEQNYRSSQRILKAANILIANNPHVFEKRLFSELGIGSELKVLMANNEDHEAERVAGELIAHHFINKTQYKDYAILYRGNHQSRVFEKLLMQNRIPYRISGGTSFFSRPEIKDLLAYLRVLTNPEDDSAFLRIVNTPRREIGPATLQKLGEWATLRNKSLFNASFDMGLGQTLTGRGLEHLQRFTAWLNEIIQLAEREPINAVRDLIRGIDYESWLFETSPSPKAAEMRMKNVNMLFQWMTEMLEGSELDEPMTLAQVVTRFTLRDMMERGESDEDVDQVQLMTLHASKGLEFPYVYLVGMEEGLLPHQSSIDENNIEEERRLAYVGITRAQKELTFTLCRERRQYGELVRPEPSRFLLELPQDDMEWEREKKVVSAEEQMKTRQTRVAGLRAMLENAKKGA; this comes from the coding sequence ATGCGTTTAAACCCCGGCCAACAACGTGCTGTCGAATTTGTCACCGGTCCCTGTCTGGTGCTTGCCGGTGCTGGCTCGGGTAAAACCCGTGTGATCACCAATAAAATTGCGCATCTGATCCGCGACTGCGGCTATCAGGCGCGTCATATCGCCGCCGTGACCTTCACCAATAAAGCTTCGCGCGAGATGAAAGAGCGTGTAGCGCAGACGCTGGGGCGTAAAGAGGCGCGCGGTCTGATGATCTCGACCTTCCATACCCTGGGGCTGGAAATTATCAAACGCGAATATGCCGCGTTGGGGATGAAATCGAGCTTTTCCCTGTTTGACGATCAGGATCAGCTGGCGTTGCTGAAGGATTTGACCAAACAGTGGCTGGAAGAAGATAAGACCCAGTTGCAGCAGCTGATTTCGACCATTTCCAACTGGAAGAACGATTTGGTTGATCCCCAGGGTGCGGCAGGGATGGCGAAATCTCAGCGTGACCAGATTTTTGCCCATTGCTACCAGTTGTACGATCAACACCTGAAAGCCTGCAATGTGCTGGATTTTGACGATTTGATTCTGTTGCCGACGCTGCTGCTGAAACGCAATCAGGAAGTCCGGGAACGCTGGCAGCAGCGCATCCGCTACCTGTTGGTGGATGAATATCAGGACACCAATACCAGCCAGTACGAGCTGGTGAAACTGCTGGTCGGCGCACGGGCACGTTTTACCGTAGTGGGCGATGATGACCAGTCGATTTATTCCTGGCGCGGCGCACGGCCACAAAACCTGGTGCTGCTGAAAGAGGATTTTCCGGCACTGGAAGTGGTCAAGCTGGAACAGAACTATCGGTCGTCTCAGCGCATCCTGAAGGCTGCCAACATCCTGATTGCCAACAATCCGCATGTATTTGAAAAGCGACTGTTTTCTGAGCTGGGGATCGGTAGCGAGCTGAAGGTGCTGATGGCAAACAATGAGGACCACGAGGCGGAACGCGTGGCCGGCGAATTGATTGCGCATCACTTTATCAACAAGACGCAGTACAAGGACTACGCCATTCTCTATCGCGGCAACCATCAGTCGCGCGTGTTTGAGAAGCTGCTGATGCAGAACCGTATTCCATATCGTATCTCGGGGGGGACTTCATTTTTCTCCCGCCCGGAGATTAAAGATTTGCTGGCCTACCTGCGGGTGCTCACTAACCCGGAAGATGACAGCGCGTTTCTGCGTATTGTGAATACGCCGCGGCGTGAGATTGGCCCTGCCACGCTGCAAAAATTGGGTGAATGGGCCACGCTGCGCAACAAGAGTTTGTTCAACGCCAGTTTCGATATGGGGTTGGGACAGACCCTGACCGGGCGTGGACTGGAGCATCTGCAACGTTTTACCGCCTGGCTGAATGAGATCATTCAACTGGCTGAGCGTGAGCCAATCAATGCGGTACGCGATCTGATTCGCGGTATTGATTACGAAAGCTGGCTGTTCGAAACCTCCCCCAGCCCGAAAGCCGCTGAAATGCGCATGAAAAACGTCAATATGTTGTTCCAGTGGATGACGGAAATGCTGGAAGGCAGTGAGCTGGATGAGCCGATGACGCTGGCGCAGGTGGTCACCCGTTTCACGCTGCGCGATATGATGGAGCGTGGTGAGAGCGACGAAGATGTCGATCAGGTTCAGTTGATGACGTTGCATGCTTCAAAAGGGTTGGAGTTTCCGTATGTTTATCTGGTGGGAATGGAAGAGGGGCTTCTGCCGCACCAGAGCAGCATTGATGAAAACAACATCGAGGAGGAGCGCCGTCTGGCGTACGTCGGGATTACCCGTGCGCAGAAGGAGCTAACCTTTACGTTATGTCGGGAGCGCCGTCAGTATGGCGAGTTGGTGCGACCGGAGCCGAGCCGCTTTTTACTGGAACTGCCGCAGGATGATATGGAATGGGAGCGCGAGAAGAAAGTGGTGAGCGCTGAGGAGCAAATGAAAACGAGGCAGACTCGCGTCGCCGGTTTACGTGCGATGCTGGAGAATGCAAAAAAAGGCGCGTAG
- the ppx gene encoding exopolyphosphatase, whose protein sequence is MLSASSLYAAIDLGSNSFHMLVVREVSGSIQTVARIKRKVRLAAGLDKESQLSAEAMQRGWQCLKLFSEQLQDIPPEQIRVVATATLRLAANAQGFLTTAEKILGCPVNVISGEEEARLIYQGVAHTTGGSDQRLVVDIGGGSTELVTGEGSHATTLFSLSMGCVTWLERYFSDRHLAKENFAQAEQAAREMIRPVATALREKGWQICVGASGTVQALQEIMVAQGMDERITLSKLQQLKQRAIQCGKLEELEIEGLTLERALVFPSGLSILIAIFQELNIESMTLAGGALREGLVYGMLHQPIDRDIRSRTLQNVQRRFTIDVDQAERVRQLAESFFRQVSAAWKLDHRCRDLLLSACSIHEIGLSVDFRQASQHAAYLIRHLDLPGFTPAQKKLLACLLQNQSGSIDLALLTQQNAVPPRLAERLCRLLRLAIIFSSRRRDDTLPAVRLQADDDALHLTLPPGWLQAHPLRAELLEQESHFQSYVHWLLTLS, encoded by the coding sequence ATGCTAAGCGCATCGTCCCTTTATGCTGCGATTGATCTGGGTTCCAACAGTTTTCATATGTTGGTGGTGCGCGAAGTCTCTGGCAGCATTCAGACGGTCGCGCGCATAAAACGCAAGGTGCGCCTGGCTGCGGGTCTCGACAAAGAGAGCCAGCTCTCGGCAGAAGCAATGCAACGTGGCTGGCAGTGCCTGAAACTTTTCTCCGAACAACTCCAGGACATTCCTCCTGAACAGATTCGCGTGGTTGCGACGGCCACGCTGCGCCTTGCTGCCAACGCGCAGGGCTTCCTCACTACCGCAGAAAAGATCCTTGGCTGCCCGGTTAACGTCATCAGTGGCGAAGAGGAAGCACGCCTGATTTATCAGGGTGTGGCGCATACCACCGGTGGCTCCGATCAGCGTCTGGTCGTCGATATCGGTGGCGGCAGTACCGAGCTGGTGACCGGTGAGGGTTCTCATGCGACAACGCTGTTTAGTCTGTCGATGGGCTGCGTCACCTGGCTGGAGCGTTACTTCAGCGATCGTCATCTGGCAAAGGAGAACTTTGCTCAGGCCGAACAGGCAGCGCGTGAGATGATCCGCCCGGTAGCGACGGCACTGCGCGAAAAAGGCTGGCAGATTTGTGTGGGTGCCTCAGGCACCGTGCAGGCGCTACAGGAAATTATGGTGGCGCAGGGGATGGATGAACGCATTACCCTGAGCAAACTGCAACAGTTGAAACAGCGTGCCATTCAATGTGGCAAGCTCGAGGAACTGGAGATTGAAGGGCTGACCCTGGAGCGCGCGCTGGTGTTCCCCAGCGGCTTGTCTATCCTGATCGCCATCTTTCAGGAACTGAATATCGAAAGTATGACGCTGGCCGGTGGCGCACTGCGCGAAGGGCTGGTGTATGGCATGCTGCATCAACCCATTGATCGCGATATTCGCAGCCGTACTCTGCAAAACGTCCAGCGCCGTTTTACCATTGATGTGGATCAGGCCGAACGCGTGCGCCAGTTGGCTGAAAGCTTTTTCCGTCAGGTAAGCGCCGCATGGAAGCTGGATCATCGATGTCGCGATCTGCTGCTGAGCGCCTGTTCGATTCACGAAATTGGCCTGAGTGTTGATTTCCGCCAGGCTTCCCAGCACGCTGCTTACCTGATTCGCCATCTCGATCTTCCCGGCTTTACCCCCGCCCAGAAAAAATTGCTGGCCTGCCTGTTACAGAACCAGAGCGGCAGCATCGATCTGGCGCTACTGACACAGCAGAATGCGGTGCCACCGCGTCTGGCTGAGCGTCTGTGCCGTTTATTGCGTCTGGCGATTATCTTCTCCAGCCGTCGTCGCGATGACACCTTACCAGCGGTACGTTTGCAGGCGGATGATGATGCGCTGCATCTGACGTTGCCTCCGGGCTGGTTGCAGGCGCATCCGTTAAGGGCGGAGCTGCTGGAGCAGGAAAGCCATTTCCAGTCTTATGTGCACTGGTTATTAACCCTGTCCTGA
- the rhlB gene encoding ATP-dependent RNA helicase RhlB, with amino-acid sequence MSKTHLTEQKFSDFALHPKVVEALEKKGFHNCTPIQALALPLTLSGRDVAGQAQTGTGKTMAFLTSTFHHLLTHPEAEGRQVNQPRALIMAPTRELAVQIHADAEPLAQATGLKLGLAYGGDGYDKQLKVLEQGVDILVGTTGRLIDYAKQNHINLGAIQVVVLDEADRMFDLGFIKDIRWVFRRVPPATQRLSMLFSATLSWRVRELAFEHMNNAEYVEVEPEQKTGHRIKEELFYPSNEEKMRLLQTLLEEEWPDRAIVFANTKHRCEDIWGHLAADGHRVGLLTGDVAQKKRLRILDDFTKGDVDILVATDVAARGLHIPAVTHVFNYDLPDDREDYVHRIGRTGRAGASGHSISLACEEYALNLPAIEEYIGHGIPVSKYNSEALLNDLPPPKRLTRNRSGNGPRRGGNNTNRRSGAPRNNNRKRSG; translated from the coding sequence ATGAGCAAAACACACTTAACAGAACAGAAGTTTTCCGACTTCGCCCTGCACCCAAAGGTAGTGGAAGCCCTTGAAAAGAAAGGCTTTCATAACTGCACGCCGATTCAGGCGCTCGCGTTGCCTCTTACGCTTTCAGGGCGTGACGTCGCGGGTCAGGCGCAAACCGGTACCGGCAAAACGATGGCGTTCCTGACGTCAACGTTTCATCATCTTCTTACGCATCCTGAGGCTGAAGGCCGTCAGGTGAATCAGCCGCGCGCCTTGATCATGGCACCTACGCGCGAGCTGGCGGTACAGATCCATGCCGATGCAGAACCGCTGGCACAGGCCACCGGCCTGAAGCTGGGTCTGGCCTATGGCGGCGACGGTTACGATAAACAGCTGAAAGTGCTGGAACAAGGCGTGGATATTCTGGTGGGTACCACCGGTCGCCTGATCGATTACGCTAAACAGAACCATATCAACCTGGGTGCGATTCAGGTGGTGGTGCTGGACGAAGCTGACCGCATGTTCGATCTCGGCTTTATCAAAGACATCCGCTGGGTGTTCCGCCGTGTTCCTCCTGCGACGCAACGTCTGAGCATGTTGTTCTCCGCCACCCTTTCCTGGCGTGTGCGTGAACTGGCGTTCGAACATATGAACAACGCCGAATATGTGGAAGTGGAACCGGAGCAAAAAACCGGCCATCGCATCAAAGAAGAACTCTTCTATCCTTCAAACGAAGAGAAGATGCGTCTGCTGCAAACCCTGCTGGAAGAAGAGTGGCCAGACCGTGCCATCGTCTTCGCTAACACCAAGCACCGTTGTGAAGACATCTGGGGCCATCTCGCCGCCGATGGTCATCGCGTTGGCTTGTTGACCGGTGACGTGGCGCAGAAAAAACGTCTGCGTATTCTCGACGATTTCACCAAAGGTGATGTTGATATTCTGGTAGCAACCGATGTCGCTGCTCGTGGTCTGCACATCCCTGCGGTAACCCATGTATTTAACTACGACCTGCCCGACGATCGTGAAGATTACGTGCACCGTATTGGCCGTACCGGCCGCGCGGGTGCCAGCGGTCACTCCATCAGCCTCGCCTGTGAAGAGTACGCGCTGAATCTGCCAGCCATTGAAGAGTATATCGGCCACGGTATCCCGGTGAGCAAATACAATAGCGAAGCGCTGTTGAACGACCTGCCACCACCGAAACGTTTGACCCGTAACCGCTCAGGCAATGGCCCGCGTCGTGGTGGCAATAACACCAACCGTCGCAGTGGCGCACCGCGTAACAACAACCGTAAACGTTCGGGTTAA
- the trxA gene encoding thioredoxin TrxA, whose product MSSDKIVHLTDDSFDTDVLKADGVTLVDFWAEWCGPCKMIAPILDEVAEEYDGKLTIAKLNIDDNPGTAPKYGIRGIPTLLLFKNGEVAATKVGALSKGQLKEFLNANLG is encoded by the coding sequence ATGAGCAGCGATAAAATCGTTCACCTGACCGATGACAGTTTCGACACCGATGTGCTGAAAGCAGACGGTGTGACACTGGTAGATTTCTGGGCTGAATGGTGTGGTCCTTGCAAAATGATCGCACCGATTCTTGATGAAGTCGCAGAAGAGTACGACGGTAAGCTCACCATCGCCAAGCTGAACATTGACGACAACCCGGGCACCGCGCCGAAGTACGGCATTCGTGGTATCCCAACCCTGCTGCTGTTCAAAAACGGCGAGGTGGCGGCAACGAAAGTTGGCGCGCTGTCAAAAGGCCAGCTTAAAGAGTTCCTGAACGCTAACCTGGGCTAA
- the rho gene encoding transcription termination factor Rho has translation MNLTELKNTPVSELITLGENMGLENLARMRKQDIIFAILKQHAKSGEDIFGDGVLEILQDGFGFLRSADSSYLAGPDDIYVSPSQIRRFNLRTGDTISGKIRPPKEGERYFALLKVNEVNYDKPENARSKILFENLTPLHANSRLRMERGNGSTEDLTARVLDLASPIGRGQRGLIVAPPKAGKTMLLQNIAQSIAYNHPDCVLMVLLIDERPEEVTEMQRLVKGEVIASTFDEPASRHVQVAEMVIEKAKRLVEHKKDVIILLDSITRLARAYNTVVPASGKVLTGGVDANALHRPKRFFGAARNVEEGGSLTIIATALVDTGSKMDEVIYEEFKGTGNMELHLSRKIAEKRVFPAIDYNRSGTRKEELLTTSEELQKMWILRKIIHPMGEIDAMEFLINKLAMTKTNDEFFDMMKRS, from the coding sequence ATGAATCTTACCGAATTAAAGAATACGCCGGTTTCTGAGCTGATTACTCTCGGCGAAAATATGGGGCTGGAAAACCTGGCGCGTATGCGCAAGCAGGATATTATTTTCGCCATTCTGAAGCAGCACGCGAAGAGTGGCGAAGACATCTTCGGTGATGGTGTGCTGGAGATATTGCAGGATGGATTTGGTTTCCTCCGTTCCGCAGACAGCTCCTACCTCGCCGGTCCCGACGACATCTACGTTTCTCCCAGCCAAATTCGCCGCTTCAACCTCCGCACAGGTGACACCATCTCCGGTAAAATTCGCCCGCCGAAAGAAGGTGAGCGTTACTTTGCCCTGTTGAAGGTGAATGAAGTTAACTACGATAAGCCGGAAAACGCGCGTAGTAAGATTCTGTTCGAAAACCTTACGCCGCTGCACGCTAACAGCCGTTTGCGTATGGAGCGTGGTAATGGTTCTACTGAAGACCTGACAGCGCGTGTTCTGGATCTGGCTTCACCGATTGGTCGTGGTCAGCGTGGCTTGATCGTGGCACCGCCGAAAGCCGGTAAAACCATGCTGTTGCAGAACATCGCCCAGAGCATCGCCTACAATCACCCGGATTGTGTGCTGATGGTGCTGCTGATTGACGAACGTCCGGAAGAAGTGACCGAGATGCAGCGTCTGGTTAAAGGCGAAGTTATCGCATCAACCTTCGACGAACCGGCTTCCCGCCATGTGCAGGTTGCGGAAATGGTGATCGAGAAAGCCAAGCGCCTGGTTGAGCATAAAAAAGACGTCATCATTCTGCTCGACTCCATCACCCGTCTGGCTCGCGCCTACAACACCGTGGTTCCGGCCTCAGGTAAAGTACTGACCGGTGGTGTGGACGCCAACGCCCTGCATCGTCCGAAGCGTTTCTTCGGTGCGGCGCGTAACGTGGAAGAGGGCGGCAGCCTGACCATCATCGCTACTGCGTTGGTTGATACCGGTTCGAAGATGGACGAAGTGATTTACGAAGAATTTAAAGGTACCGGCAACATGGAATTGCACCTTTCCCGTAAAATTGCGGAAAAACGTGTGTTCCCGGCGATCGACTACAACCGTTCCGGTACCCGTAAAGAGGAACTGCTTACCACCTCTGAAGAGTTGCAGAAGATGTGGATCCTGCGCAAAATCATCCATCCGATGGGTGAAATCGACGCGATGGAGTTCCTCATCAACAAACTGGCAATGACCAAAACCAACGACGAATTCTTCGATATGATGAAGCGTTCCTGA
- the wecA gene encoding UDP-N-acetylglucosamine--undecaprenyl-phosphate N-acetylglucosaminephosphotransferase yields the protein MSTELGLVFLFSLAFLFFARKVAKKIGLVDTPNSRKRHHGAIPLVGGISVYAGICFAFLISNYYLPHSLLYLGCAGVLVLVGALDDRFDISVKIRATVQATVAVVMMAGAKLYLLSLGFIIGPVELIVGPFGYVLTLFAVWAAINAFNMVDGIDGLLGGLSSVTFGAMGIILYFDGQTSLSMWCFAMIAATIPYILLNLGFLGRRYKVFMGDAGSTMIGFTIIWILLETTQGLSHPITPVTALWLIAIPLMDMVAIMYRRLRKGMSPFSADRQHIHHLIMRAGFTSRQAFLLITVAAAILAGIGVLGEYLAFIPEWVMLLLFLLAFFFYGYCLKHAWRVARKVRRIKRRWQSVGDDKK from the coding sequence ATGAGTACTGAGCTTGGTTTAGTTTTTCTGTTTTCCTTAGCGTTCCTGTTTTTTGCTCGCAAAGTGGCTAAAAAAATCGGACTGGTTGACACGCCAAACTCCAGAAAACGCCATCATGGAGCGATTCCGCTCGTCGGCGGGATTTCCGTCTATGCGGGGATCTGCTTCGCGTTTCTCATTTCGAATTACTATCTCCCACATTCTTTGTTGTACCTCGGCTGCGCCGGGGTGTTGGTGTTGGTTGGCGCGCTGGACGATCGCTTCGATATCAGCGTGAAAATCCGTGCTACGGTGCAGGCTACGGTCGCGGTAGTGATGATGGCCGGAGCCAAACTCTATCTGCTTAGCCTCGGTTTTATTATCGGTCCGGTCGAACTGATTGTCGGGCCGTTTGGCTATGTACTGACGCTGTTTGCCGTTTGGGCGGCAATTAACGCCTTCAATATGGTGGATGGGATTGATGGCCTGCTGGGCGGGCTGTCGTCAGTCACCTTCGGTGCGATGGGGATCATTCTTTACTTTGACGGGCAAACCAGCCTGTCAATGTGGTGCTTTGCCATGATTGCCGCCACCATCCCCTATATCCTGCTTAACCTTGGTTTCCTCGGACGGCGTTATAAAGTGTTTATGGGTGATGCAGGCAGTACCATGATTGGTTTCACCATCATCTGGATCCTGCTGGAAACCACCCAGGGATTAAGTCATCCGATAACCCCGGTCACCGCGTTGTGGCTGATTGCCATTCCCCTGATGGATATGGTTGCCATCATGTATCGCCGTCTGCGCAAAGGGATGAGCCCATTTTCTGCCGATCGCCAGCATATCCATCATCTGATCATGCGTGCGGGTTTTACGTCACGACAGGCGTTCCTGTTGATTACCGTGGCGGCGGCGATTCTGGCGGGTATTGGTGTCCTCGGTGAGTATTTGGCCTTCATCCCGGAGTGGGTGATGCTGTTGTTGTTTTTGTTGGCATTTTTCTTCTATGGCTATTGCCTGAAGCACGCCTGGCGTGTGGCACGCAAAGTTCGCCGAATCAAACGTCGCTGGCAAAGCGTTGGCGATGATAAGAAATAA